The segment ggtgaatCCTCCCCTTCTGCTGTGCACTCGTGAGGCTCCACCTGAGttgtgtgtccagttctggcacCCCactttaagaaggacaaggaattactggggAGAGTCCAGCGGTGGGCTACAAGGATGCTGAAagaagcatctttctgatgaggaaaggctgagagagctggggctgttgagctggagaagagaagctgagagggatcagtatctcagggtgggtgtcagaggatggaccagactctctctgttcagtggtgcccaatgccagggtgaggggcaacgggcacacaCTGagacacaggaggctccatgtgaacaggagcagaaacttgtttgctgggaggtgccagagcctggcccaggctgcccagagcgggtgtggagtctccttctctgagacattcaaagcccctGGACCcagctgtgtgatctgctctgtgaccctgcgtgagcaggggttggacgGGGGCAGCGGAGCCGCCGGGGCTGGAGCGTCCGGCCCGATCCCGGGCCCACCAGGGACTCCATTTCCCAGCAACAGCgagagaagaagggaagggaagggaagggaagggaagggaagggaagggaagggaagggaagggaagggaagggaagggaagggaagggaagggaagggaagggaagggaagggaagggaagggaagggaagggaagggaagggaagggaagggaagggaagggaagggaagggaagggaagggaagggaagggaagggaagggaagggaagggaagggaagaaggatgaGCTGGAGCAGTGGTTGGTGCCGCGGCGGCTGCTCCGTCCTGCAGCATCGCGGGAGGTGCTGTTCATCTCAGCGATTTGTGCATTTGGAGACTTCGGTTGAAGCCTtgagctactggagagtgtgcagagaagagcaagagagctggtgaggggctggagcacaagtgtgatggagcggctgagggacctggggggttcagctggagaacaggagctgaggggagaccttctgatctctgaactgcctgaaaggagcttggagccagggggggtcggtctctgctccccaggaacaagcgccaggaccagaggaaacagcctcaagttgcgccaagggaggctgaggttggatctggggaacaatttcttccccaaagggctgtggggcattggaacaggctgcccagggcagtgctggagtcaccatccctggaggggtttgacACGGGGTAGTGGTGGGCTTGGTAGTgtgaggtttatggttggactcaatgatctcgagggtcttttccaaccagaatacTTCTGTGATTCCGGGTGTGTTTAAGGCTGAGCTGGAGCCTTGTTTTTGGGGGGCTTGGAGAGGGCAAAAAGCCAGGAGAGGGGAGTGGGTGGCTGGTGGGAGACGGGCTTCCAGGTACCGAGGATGGAGCAGAGCCCGGcagcacccgctgctgcagcccggCCTTCCTGGGTGCACTTCGGCTCCAGCGTCGTAGGAAGAGCCCTCAGCCAAAGCAATGGCCATGGGTGTTCCTGACGCTTctcccagaggcagcagcaggatctCGGCACAGGACTCAGGGCTCAGAGCGTTTCAAGTACCAAAATCCCCCCCGTCTCAGCCCCCGTGCGCTGCAGCCGCggccccagcaccagcctcccAAGGGAGAAGCAGTGCTGAGGCATCCGCAGCGCTCGCCCTGTGCCCGTCCTCATCCTCTTGCTTTCCAGGACGAGGACGACTGGGACTGGGATTTCCTGGGGACATCGAAACCCAGTTCTGGCCCAGGGAAGATGCCCGTGAAACGTGGCACTGAGCGCAGCTCTGAGAcaacagcagaacagagcagcaggaaaggtAAGCAGGTTGCTGGATGCCTCCTCCTTGTAGGAAAGGAATCGGCAGCCTGGCTGAGTGTGTGTGAGGTCCCAGCTGATGAAATGGAAAGCCACCCAGTCCCATCTCTGATTAAGCAGTGCGGTCATTCCTAGAGCAGCTTGAGAATGGGGTTGGTTGTGCCACAGCTCAGGGAGTGCCCCAGGTTACAGAACTGGCCTTTCCTTTCCGGGAAGGGAGGCTCAGATCTTCCCTTGGGCCTCACCCGGCCTGTTGTGCACGGTGCCAAAGGACAACGAGTTTTCGGGGTCAGGATTTGGGTGGCTGTAGCATCCCCAGTCCACGGCAAAGCCCAGCGGGGGCACGTCTGGGTGGGTCCCGGCTGCACTGGGCTGTGTTACAGGCACTCGCCCCTCTTGTTCCTGCAGTGGGGATGCTCATGGGTCTGATAGTCCCCTCAAATGGCCCTTTCCCCCCATAAATCCACTCTGGACACCAGTAGCAGCCGGTGGGTTGTGGCAAGGGCCAGGGTGTGTTGGTAGAGCAGGGGCTTTGGGTGAAGAGGGGCAGGAACGATCCGATTGGAAACTTGCAAAGCTCAAGAAGCTCCTGGTGTTGCCAGAGCTGGAAACCCCAGTGTCAGTGACCCCCAGCCATGTCccagcagtggctgcaggggCACAGGGCAGGCAGTGGCGCGTTGCCGCTTTGTCACTTGCTGTGAGGTTCAGTCAGGGAAAAGACATTGAAAAAGGACTTTGTAAATGGTccagggagagaagagcaggcagggctgctttgAAGGGAATTGCAGCCCCAGTGCCTGGAGCAGTGGGCGGGGGGTGCGAGCTGGGGGTGCCCGGGGAAGGGGGCTCAtgcagccaggggagcaccAGGGACGGAGCTGTTGGCGTCTCTGCTCCCTCGGCAGCCAAAAGGCTGAATCCTGCCGCAGGCGAGCGGGACGGAGGCTTCACCTGCGAGGCAGGAACTGGCGTTGGGGAGGGATCTTGTCTTTCGTGGCCTCCTCGGCTTGACCACATCAGGTGCTTTTTGCTTGCAGCCAGCTGGCCGCCTCCCCAGCAGCATCGGACTGtcgggcagagctgctgagcgCCCAGGCCCgtgtggcagagctggagagcCAGGTGAGCCCCAGCGCCTGCTGGATGGGGGCCATGGGTGACCcagggggaggagaaggggccaGGTCTGCTCCAAACAGCATCAGGGtgatgggagagaggaggaaccTCCCTGTGCAGAGATGCCGACAACGGCCACCGAGTGCTGCTGTGGGGGTTCTGTCCCCGGGGCAGCACAGGAACCTTCTCCTGGGTGCCCGGCAGGTCCGGATGCTGGAGGAGGAGCGGGCGCAGCAGAAAGTGTTATTGGAGAGTGCCCAGCGGCAGCACCAGGAGCACCTGGATGTCCAGGAGAGCAGCCACAGGTACCGGGCTCTGGCCTgtgctcccctcctccggcaGGTCCTTGCCCACAGCGCCAGGAGCTGGAAGCAAagaaggagcagctggggagagACAGGCAGAGGCTGGACGAGGCCTGGCAGGAAATGcggctggagaaggagaaggtgatCGGGGCCGTGCAACGTGtccggaagcagcaggagatgatCAGAAGCACAAAGGAGGTATGTGGAGCATCTGCACCATGGTTTGCAGCACAAGCCAGAGTCTCACACCGCTCCTGAACTTGTGAATCCTGTGCCGGGAGGGGAACAAGGGGACGCCCAGAGGAGCCCCAGCGCAGGGCAGCgagggtccctgtccccaacctCCCCACCCGCTCTGCCTTGCAGCTCTTGGCCCAGAAGCACGCAGAGGGGGAGCGAGCCCTGGGGGAGGCACGCAGGATGCAGTCCGAGTTCTGGGACAAGCTGcaggtcctgcagcagcaggaggagcagctgaagcagcaggaggagcaactgaggcaggaacaggagcagctgaagcagcaggagtAGTTGAAGCAgtagcaggagcagctgaagcagcatcaggagcagctgaagcaggatcaggagcagctgaagcaggaaAAGGCCTCCCTGTCTTCCATGTTCAGTGCCCAGATGCAGCTGCTGAAGTTCCAGGCCCAGCAGGTGAGGTGGGGGGAGAGcggggctggaaggggctgcggagccgctgggggagctgggctggcggAACCCGATGGGGCCCTGAGAGCCGGGGGGTCTCCTGAGATCATGGCTGAGCCCTGGGCTGGGCCGGGTGGGCTCGAAGAAGCCGCGGGCAGCCAGAGCAGTGACACCAGAGACAAGGAGAGGGGGATGCTCGCAGCTTGTCTCAGGCTGGCTCCACGTCCAACCCGAGATGGACATCGTCCTTGGCTTGGAGGGGTTGCCCTCTGCTCAGCCCGTCCCTGGGTGGGAGATGCCGGCTCTGCTGGACTCTGGCTTTGTGGTGTCCCCATTCTGTGCCGTCGGGTCCCCGCTGGGTCTTTCCCCAGGCAGGGACGCTCTTGGAGGCTTCCCCCATGGGTCTTGCTCAGGCTGCGAGGTTCTGGGCTCtggaggagcacagggaggggTCCCCTTCACGGGGGACATGGCACGAGGGAGGCTTTGGGATGCTTCTCTTGTTGGTGAGCAACACCCTGGACTGTGACCCTGTTTCTGTGGCACTTTCTGGGATCCATCCGACAcatccttcctctcttctcaggGGGACAAAGAGTTAGAGAAGCAGAGAATCTTCTTGGAGAACCTCAAGAAAGTACGATACAACATTTCACGGCTGTCAACAAcccctccatcctcctcccGTTCTGTGGACGATACCATTGAGTATACGCATGCATTAATAGAGGCCCTGAGGAAAGCATCTCCACCTGTGCAAGTAGTCAATCTGTCCTCCATTCTCCGGCCTCCCATTACTTTCAGGACCCTTTAATCAGGCTCTGCCCCAGTGTCCATTCTGACAGATCTGCTTCTGACATGACTTGTAATAATATCGGATGTGAGACTGTGGGTACGCGTTAGAGGCCTCAAGGATTTCAGGAGTTCGCTTGGACACGTTAGCGAGGATgcttaataaaaagaaagggaggacTGTTACAGAATAAATGTACTCACTTAAATTCCTTTAGTTGTATTCTCTGCTTCGACATATCGAgataaagacagagaaaaaactgcctggaagacagaggaagagaatCCAAGAAGAAACAACGAAGGCCCCAGACCCAAAATTACCACTGGACCAACAGGCTCGTGAAAGATGCGTGAAGAGCGGGTGCACAGACTGGGGGGGTTTACAAGCCCAAGTCTCTTTCGTCTCACGCTCCTCCTGCTGAGAGGCCCCACGTCCagactgtttctttgctgttatGTGGTTATTTATGGAGATCCCGAGGAAAGCGCCCTGCAACACTTCACCTCTGCCCGCGTCCCGACCGTCCTCCCTTCTCTGGACTGAAGAGAAGCCGCTAAATTAATGTGGGCTCTGGTAAAGTTACAAAgacgtacccatcattaacccaTGACGTGCTAAATGCTTTCTAACCAGCTGCAAaacgaggggatatttttcaagttttaaatcCTTCTGCCTGACAAAGAGATCAGAAGATTAAGGAACAcgttgtttagaagcagagctTAGCTTATATTTGACTAGTAATT is part of the Columba livia isolate bColLiv1 breed racing homer chromosome 18, bColLiv1.pat.W.v2, whole genome shotgun sequence genome and harbors:
- the LOC110356702 gene encoding fas-binding factor 1 homolog; amino-acid sequence: MPTTATECCCGGSVPGAAQEPSPGCPAGPDAGGGAGAAESVIGECPAAAPGAPGCPGEQPQVPGSGLCSPPPAGPCPQRQELEAKKEQLGRDRQRLDEAWQEMRLEKEKVIGAVQRVRKQQEMIRSTKELLAQKHAEGERALGEARRMQSEFWDKLQVLQQQEEQLKQQEEQLRQEQEQLKQQE